DNA sequence from the Bacillota bacterium genome:
CCCATGGCGGCCTTATCGACATCAGCGCAGCATCGCTCGTGAGAGGGAGCAGCCTGTTCACGGCTGCTTTTCGATAATTCCAAGACGCTCTTTCAGAGCGCTCTGTAAGACTTGAGAGAAGTTCATCCCTCTTGCAGTAGCCATTCTTTCTAGCCAGGCCGGTAGAGTAACGTTTTTCCTCACATAGGCGTTTTCTATGGCTTCACGGTACATGGGCATGTACACTTCAACCAAGAAAGGTATCTGGTTTGGTTTTAGTTTGAGCTTCTCAACCGGTGTCGGCTCCGGGATCGGATCACCGTCCTGCTCTATGTTGTAAAGGTGGAGGGCCATGGCCTCCTTGGCGTTGCGGATGGCTTCTTCGGTCGTACGGGCGCAAGGCAGACAACCAGGCAAGTCAGGGAAGAAGATTGAAATGCCATCGTCTGCATAGTCGAATATTGCAGGGTAGACGTAATGGTCTTTCCTCATAAGATCAGCTCCTTTCATGGAGAACGACAGGGGGTTTATCTCAGCTTTATCCCCGCTTGTTTCAAGATGCTTTTCAGGGTTTTTATGGGTATGTCTTTTACCGGGTGCGTTACAGTGACCTTGCCGGGTTTTGTCGGGTGCTTGAAGTGCCAGTGGTCGCCTACGCTGTTTACGCAGTACCAACCATCTTCTTCAAGCAGTCTGATTATCTCCCTTGATGAGTAAGACTTCATCCGGGTTCCCCCTTATGATCGTATCATAATGCGCACTATGATACGTGTCAAGGGGTATATGAGGTGTTTCAACCATGAGTACTGACAAAATCGAACCGAAGGCCGTCGCAAGCGGGATACCCGTATACTGTTCATTTGATGAGCTTGCCGATATCAATACCCTGGTTCAGAATCCGCGCAACCCGAACAGGCATCCTGAGAGGCAGATTGAACTTTTGGCCAAGATCATCAAGGCTCAGGGGTGGCGGGCGCCGATCACTGTATCCAACCGGAGTGGATTCATTGTTCGCGGGCATGGGCGGTTGTTAGCGGCGCAGAGGCTGGGTGTCGATCAGGTTCCGGTCGACCGGCAGGACTACGCGACAGATGCTGAAGAATGGGCGGACCTCATCGCCGACAACCGCCTCCAGGAATTGGCCGAGATGGATAACTCCATGCTGAAGGACTTACTAGAGGAGCTGGATACCGGCGATTTCGACATGGACCTGACCGGTTACACGGAGGATGCCGTCGAAGACCTGATGACGCAGTTTCACGTGGACGATGAGGAAAGCATAGAGGATGATTTCGACGTTGCGAAGGCACTTGCCGGGATCATACAATCCAGGGTTTCGGAGGGTGAGGTGTGGGCCCTCGGCAGCCACAGGCTGATATGCGGTGACTTGACCAAACAGGAGACCTGGGAGCGCCTGTTCGGCGGGCAGAAGGCAGACCTCATAGTGACGTCGCCACCTTACAACGTCGGCATCAAGTATGCCTCATACAAGGATAAGCGGGCGAAGGACGACTACCTCGGCATGGTCGCCGCGGTTGGCGAAATGATGTTCAAATATCTTGCCCCGGGCAGATATGTCGCCTGGAACGTAGGAGTTTCGCCGGACTCATATCCGCACTACCATGTGGTAGTGCTTGAGGGCTGTGGTTTTGAGTTTTACCGGCAGATCGTGTGGGAGAAGGCCGGGGTGCCGTACCCCATATTCCCGAGCACACTCAAGGCCCGGAAAGCGCGCCACTACAAGCCGAACTACAAGCACGAGGTCATCTACCTTCTAGAGGCCCCGGCGGACGAGGTGAACCTTCCGCTGGTGGAATGCCCGGTATGCGATGGCGCAGGTCACGTGATGGGCCATGTGGCTCCCGTCACCCATGAGGTGCTTGTGCTTTTGGAGAAAGGTAAAGTCGAGCTCGGGGGCAGGATCAAGCCCTCGAAGAAATATGCTAATGACGTTTGGCATATCGTCCAAAATTCGGCTACGGCTGACCTCCCTACGCTTGGCGCGAAGTCGAGCGGGCTTGAGAAGAGAGGGAAGAAGTCGCATCTGATTAAGGCGCACCCTGCGGCATTCCCGGTGGAGCTGCCTCGAGCCGTGATGCTGTTCCTATCGAATGAGGGCGAGATCGTATGTGATCCCTTCATGGGCGCTGGCGCCACGCTCATCGCAGCGGAGAAGATGGGGCGGGTTGCGTACGGTATCGAGCTCGACCCGATATACTGTGAGCTCACAATGCAGCGATGGGAGGAGTTGACGAGCCAGAAGGCGGCGAGGATAGGATGAAAGAAACACTCAGGCACAAAGAGGCGTTCGAGTATTACTATAGCCTCGGACCGACTCGAAGTATACCGCAAGTAGCCAGGCAGTATTCCGTCTCTGTTGCCGCGGTGAAGAAGTGGTCTAGGGCGTTCAACTGGCAGGAGCGCATTGAGCAGAGGGACATTGAGAACGCCCGGCGCGCGGCGAAAAGGGTCACTCCCACCCCTGCCAAGGCGGTTTTCGGGGAGAAATACTATTTAGGGAGGATGGTAAAAATGAAAATGAGAATCGACGAGATCAGGTTTGTGGAAGAGTTCTATCCATGGGACAAATGGGATAATGAAACAGTTAATGCTTACAGACTGGCGGTGGGAAATCTACCGCCAATTCTTGTCAATAGCAACAAGTTGCTGATTGATGGTTATCACCGGATCATAGCTCACCGGCTTGAGGGACTGGAAGAGATTGACGCAGAGCTAGTGGATGTGCCAGATGAGCAAGTTTTTATTGAAGCCGTAAGAGCGAATGCTGCTCATGGCAAACAATTAAGTCCTAGTGAGAAGAAAAATGTAGCCCGGAAATTATTTGAAGGTGGCATGGCACCGGAAGAAATACAAAAATTGTTGAGTGTAAAGGAAAGGACATTTCGGGATTGGACGCAGGACCTGCGGCAGAAGCAGGGCGAAGAGCGAAAACAAAAGATACTCGAGCTTTATCTTGCCTGCCACACGCAGGAAGAGATAGCGGAAGTGGTAGGGGTTGCAAGGAGCACCGTTACTGAGTTTATTAGCAATGTCAAAAACGGCGGGCTTGTCGATTTTGACATTACTCCCGACTCACTCCAACTATACAACCTTTGGCAGTTCTCTGCCCCTGATTCGCGTTACGGCCTGGACTACCCGGGGCGGATACCGGGACAGATCGTTGAGAACGTCCTGTACTATTACAGGGAGCCTTTTGACCTAGTAGTTGATCCGATGGGCGGGCGAGGGGACGACAATTGATGTCTGTAGGGCCATGTATAGGCGATATAGAGCTTATGACATAAGGCCGGTGCGGAATGACATCAAGGAGTATGATATTACTCAGGGGTTCCCGAGGGAGTGCAAGGAGCGAATGTAATCACCCGGGCCCGGGTTTCAGGCCAGATGAGGAGCTACCAGGATGCCGGGATCGAATACTACGAGATCCCGGAACCTATGGATGAAAGGACATGTCCGATCTGTAGGGAAATGAATGGGAAGTTATTTCCTGTAAGCGAAGGAACGAGAGTTACGGATAAGCTCCTTTCCGCCGAAGATCCTGAAGAGGTGAAGGAGATCGCCCCGTGGGTGGAATCATCCAGAGATATCATGGGTAAAGAGCCTAAAGAGCTTATCTCTTCAGGGATTTTATTCCCTCCGTTCCATTTCCACTGCCGAGGGACCACGGTGGCCCATATGGGGCCTGGCTCTCCGGGGGCCCAGGATACTGCAGAACGGGGCAATTCTATCCGCCTCCGGCCTGAGTGGGAACCGGAAACCATTCGGTATTCGGTTATTAGCAAGTTTGGGATAAAGTTTTTGTGACAGATAGAAAAATCAATGATTTCACGTGGCATAGGATCTTCCGTTTTCTGCAAGATAGGAATCGAGAGCAGTTGTGGACCCTCAAGTATCGGGACAGGATTCGTGAGGTGCTAGCAGACCCTGACAGAGTCATTATCGATCCGGAGCATGGTGAAGACACTCTGATTCATTATAAATTCATACCAGGCCTCAATGACCTTAAAGGACGCCCGTACTGGCTTGCAGTGGTAGTTCAGAAAGGTGATTACAAATACTTCTATACCATGTACCCATATAGAAAGGGGACCGTATTGGGGTATCGTGTAGATTCGGGCCTAATGGGGAATTTATTGGATACGAAGGGTTTGACTATGATGTAAACTACCCTAATCTAGTGGGCCTATTCGAGGAGTTGGGATATACAGAAAAATTCGATGTACCACAGCTTGGGCTGGAGTTTGTTGATATTTTTACTGTGCTCAAAGAGGTTAAAGAGCGAAAGAAGATCGAGGGCCCATTACTTGATTTCAGGATGTTGGAGGAAGAGAACCCGGGGGCTGCTATGGAGGCCTTAAGTGACCCCGAAATTGTTGAGATGTTTCGTGAGGCTGGTATGAAGAATGTCCCGGAATTTCCTCTCGTTGAAAAATACCGGGTGGAGAAGCGGATGAAGGCTTCTCGAGGTTAGGATGGGAAAATTGGATAGGCTTGTTTTAGAGGTGCTGAAGGACAAAGATGATGTTTTGATCCGTGCCCCTGTAGATCGGAGTAGAAAGCAAATAGCAACGCACATCAGCCTGGGTGAAGGGCTGCATTTTTACGGGGGTCGGTTTCGCAAGTTTTCCGATTATCAGTTCTCAAAGACATTGCCCGAACTCATTGAGGAGATTGAACGCATATCCCCTCTGCCGGACACATATGATGTGCCCCAAATCGGACTTGAGAATGCAGACCTGCTTACGGTCATAAAGGAGATCGCGAAGTATGACAAGATAGAGGGTTTGGGTTAGGCAGGAGGGAAGTTCCGTAGAGTAAGCAAGAATGTCTAATCTGTAAACAAAGGCTGCACGGATAGACATCACCGGATGAGCTTTCCGGTTTACATTTGGGCATAATATAGTGTACAATGTAAA
Encoded proteins:
- a CDS encoding type II toxin-antitoxin system HicA family toxin; protein product: MKSYSSREIIRLLEEDGWYCVNSVGDHWHFKHPTKPGKVTVTHPVKDIPIKTLKSILKQAGIKLR
- a CDS encoding ParB N-terminal domain-containing protein, giving the protein MSTDKIEPKAVASGIPVYCSFDELADINTLVQNPRNPNRHPERQIELLAKIIKAQGWRAPITVSNRSGFIVRGHGRLLAAQRLGVDQVPVDRQDYATDAEEWADLIADNRLQELAEMDNSMLKDLLEELDTGDFDMDLTGYTEDAVEDLMTQFHVDDEESIEDDFDVAKALAGIIQSRVSEGEVWALGSHRLICGDLTKQETWERLFGGQKADLIVTSPPYNVGIKYASYKDKRAKDDYLGMVAAVGEMMFKYLAPGRYVAWNVGVSPDSYPHYHVVVLEGCGFEFYRQIVWEKAGVPYPIFPSTLKARKARHYKPNYKHEVIYLLEAPADEVNLPLVECPVCDGAGHVMGHVAPVTHEVLVLLEKGKVELGGRIKPSKKYANDVWHIVQNSATADLPTLGAKSSGLEKRGKKSHLIKAHPAAFPVELPRAVMLFLSNEGEIVCDPFMGAGATLIAAEKMGRVAYGIELDPIYCELTMQRWEELTSQKAARIG
- a CDS encoding type II toxin-antitoxin system HicB family antitoxin, yielding MRKDHYVYPAIFDYADDGISIFFPDLPGCLPCARTTEEAIRNAKEAMALHLYNIEQDGDPIPEPTPVEKLKLKPNQIPFLVEVYMPMYREAIENAYVRKNVTLPAWLERMATARGMNFSQVLQSALKERLGIIEKQP